A region from the Bacillus sp. Marseille-P3661 genome encodes:
- a CDS encoding nuclease-related domain-containing protein, which produces MLIKSRYEPKELKILRALKNRMDLSASDLNYYQNLDKGFKGELAFDERLKNLSDDWLILNDLLLEQNKTHFQVDTLLISQDTNYLFEIKYFDVDLYIEDDRWYTVATTEIKNPINQLSRTESLLRRQLQNLGLHAPIESYVVLMNPESYIYKAPRNLPIIFPAHLGRLLNKLHTKSSKLNAKHLKLANQLVSLHIKESLYTNIPPYTYEQLEKGISCLSCDSFKLTVVDEKLLCNVCGNKELVTPAILRNVEEFQYLFPDRKITTNTIHEWCKVIGSKKTIRRVLANNFKLLNKGRSSYYVKM; this is translated from the coding sequence ATGCTTATTAAGTCTCGCTACGAACCAAAGGAACTAAAGATTCTAAGAGCTTTAAAGAATCGAATGGATTTATCAGCATCTGACTTAAATTATTACCAAAACCTCGACAAAGGCTTTAAAGGTGAATTGGCATTTGATGAAAGATTGAAGAATCTTTCCGATGACTGGCTGATTTTAAATGATTTACTACTTGAACAAAACAAAACCCACTTTCAGGTCGACACATTATTGATTTCGCAGGACACGAACTATTTGTTTGAAATCAAATACTTTGACGTAGACCTTTATATCGAAGATGATCGTTGGTATACTGTAGCCACAACTGAAATCAAAAATCCGATCAACCAATTGAGCCGCACTGAGTCGTTATTGCGTCGCCAATTACAAAACTTAGGGCTGCACGCCCCTATTGAGTCGTACGTTGTCTTAATGAATCCGGAGTCCTATATATACAAAGCCCCTCGTAACTTACCAATTATTTTCCCTGCACATCTAGGTCGTTTATTGAACAAGCTACACACGAAATCTTCAAAGCTAAACGCTAAACATTTAAAATTAGCAAACCAACTTGTATCTCTTCACATAAAAGAATCACTTTATACTAACATACCGCCCTATACTTATGAGCAACTAGAGAAAGGAATATCTTGCTTGTCTTGTGACTCGTTTAAGCTCACCGTAGTAGATGAAAAGCTACTATGCAATGTATGTGGCAACAAAGAATTAGTAACACCAGCAATTTTACGAAATGTTGAGGAATTTCAGTACCTATTCCCTGATAGAAAAATTACCACAAACACAATACACGAATGGTGCAAGGTAATTGGTTCAAAGAAGACGATTCGTAGGGTCCTAGCCAATAATTTTAAGCTATTGAATAAAGGACGTTCTTCTTATTATGTCAAGATGTAG
- a CDS encoding stalk domain-containing protein → MRFIKKPIAALSAGVLISGILFTHSVDASQARKSLDAHYNNIKIMNNNQLVSVEPSDEPFIVNGTTFIPLRMMGELFNKSVIWDGVTQTIKIADNSTPISQATIDSLKAQISAKDAQILKLQTELNNLKGKEVDLGDLEDQLNDDYGDYDDIDDVEIFLAGDEDLIDIRIDVDSRDWDDLSDSEKEDFLQEIVDDILDDYEDAEIEGTIKDGYNSDTLATFESNSDGDIEFENTGVDLDDLEDQLNDDYEDFRDLDDVAISLSGDEEDIDITIEVDKADWDTLDEDEKLDFLQDIVDDMLDEFEDAFIDGRINDSDNASRLDTFYADGEDDGDVTID, encoded by the coding sequence ATGCGATTTATCAAGAAACCAATTGCTGCTTTGTCAGCTGGAGTTCTTATCTCTGGTATTTTATTTACACATAGTGTGGATGCATCACAAGCAAGAAAATCCTTAGATGCCCATTATAACAATATTAAGATCATGAATAATAATCAACTCGTAAGTGTCGAGCCTAGTGATGAACCGTTTATCGTAAATGGAACCACGTTTATTCCACTTCGAATGATGGGGGAACTTTTTAATAAGAGTGTAATTTGGGATGGTGTTACACAAACAATTAAAATTGCAGATAACTCTACCCCGATCAGTCAAGCTACTATTGATTCGTTAAAAGCGCAAATCTCTGCAAAGGATGCACAAATTTTAAAGCTTCAAACCGAGCTTAATAATTTAAAAGGAAAAGAAGTTGATCTAGGTGATCTAGAAGATCAACTAAATGATGATTATGGAGATTATGATGATATTGACGATGTTGAGATCTTTTTAGCAGGTGATGAGGATTTAATTGATATTCGAATTGATGTTGATTCTCGTGATTGGGATGATTTATCTGATAGCGAAAAAGAAGATTTTCTTCAGGAAATCGTCGATGATATTTTAGATGATTATGAGGATGCTGAAATTGAAGGCACTATTAAGGATGGCTATAATTCTGATACACTTGCAACCTTCGAATCTAATTCAGATGGCGACATTGAGTTTGAAAACACCGGAGTTGATTTAGATGACTTAGAGGATCAGTTAAATGATGACTATGAAGATTTCCGCGACTTAGATGATGTCGCCATCTCATTAAGCGGTGATGAAGAAGATATTGATATCACTATTGAGGTAGATAAAGCAGATTGGGACACGTTAGATGAGGATGAAAAGCTAGATTTCCTTCAAGATATTGTTGATGATATGTTAGACGAATTTGAGGATGCATTCATTGATGGAAGAATTAATGACAGTGATAACGCCAGTCGCTTAGATACATTTTATGCTGACGGCGAAGACGATGGAGATGTAACGATTGATTAA